From a region of the Tenggerimyces flavus genome:
- a CDS encoding endonuclease/exonuclease/phosphatase family protein, translating into MAIFNKRWRLLAAGLPLALVTAMAGFTGTANALSTDVVISAVYGGGGNFGATIKNDFIELANLTSNPVSVDGWSVQYASAAGAVFQMTNLSGSIPANGRYLVQQSAGASGTLNLPTPDATGSIPMSATSGVVALVTAQIPLVGCGISCATAPNVKDLIGYGATANVETLAAPGLTNSTANARSGAMVDTDNNSVDFTSGVPSATNTAGVTVRADDGPTDPTPGSVRIHDIQGSGRISPIVGQSVTNVPGIVTAVRTTGNSRGYWFQDPTVDADPLTSEGLFVFLGQTSPTVVPGDSVLATGRVTEFRPAAGAQTLTELGGPISTIKVSGGNALPAPVTVTLPDAFTKSGALEAQPLEPSSYVLDWLEVNEGMRATINQSTRLISPVNTEFDELWVTFKPTQNPTPRGGVVYKSYDDQNSGRFFIQSLIGAPPANVGSTLAAGTTGVIDYQSFGGYVLQATELAAITEGGLKKQKVLPPKKAGDLSVATYNVENLDPDDPDAKFARLAQDLVFNLGSPDIVALEEIQDNNGATNNGEVAANETLAEFIAAIQAAGGPTYDWRSIDPNDGTDGGEPGGNIRQAFLFNPARTTFVDRPGGDADTAVSVLRARPTSNQVSLSVSPGRINPSNTAWASSRKPLVGEFLFDGNKQLFLVANHLNSKGGDHPLTAAVQPPNRVSEVQRLQQAAQVRDFVKDLSEKSAGRARVVVLGDLNDYQFSPVIQSLTESGTVLKTLIDTLPVDQRYSYIFDGNSQVLDHILVSPAIKGYSYGVVHINAEFSDQASDHDPQVMRILTGCDVSPLPTRCLPGSPVVDVP; encoded by the coding sequence GTGGCGATCTTCAACAAACGTTGGCGCCTCCTCGCGGCGGGACTGCCGCTCGCGTTGGTCACGGCGATGGCCGGGTTCACCGGCACCGCGAACGCCCTGTCGACCGACGTCGTGATCTCCGCCGTGTACGGCGGTGGCGGCAACTTCGGAGCGACGATCAAGAACGACTTCATCGAGCTGGCGAACCTCACCAGCAACCCGGTCAGCGTCGACGGCTGGAGCGTCCAGTACGCCTCCGCGGCGGGTGCCGTCTTCCAGATGACCAACCTGTCCGGCAGCATCCCGGCGAACGGGCGGTACCTGGTCCAGCAGTCCGCCGGTGCCAGCGGCACGCTGAACCTCCCCACGCCCGACGCGACCGGCTCGATCCCGATGTCGGCCACGTCCGGCGTCGTCGCGCTCGTCACGGCCCAGATCCCCTTGGTGGGCTGCGGGATCAGTTGCGCGACCGCGCCGAACGTCAAGGACCTCATCGGGTACGGCGCGACGGCGAACGTCGAGACGCTCGCCGCCCCCGGGCTCACCAACAGCACGGCGAACGCCCGTTCCGGCGCGATGGTCGACACCGACAACAACTCCGTCGACTTCACCTCCGGCGTCCCGAGCGCGACGAACACCGCCGGTGTGACGGTCCGGGCCGACGACGGTCCCACCGACCCGACTCCCGGCAGCGTTCGCATCCACGACATCCAGGGCTCTGGCCGGATCTCGCCGATCGTCGGGCAGAGCGTCACCAACGTTCCCGGCATCGTCACCGCCGTACGGACGACCGGCAACTCGCGCGGGTACTGGTTCCAGGACCCGACCGTCGACGCCGACCCGCTCACGAGCGAGGGCCTGTTCGTGTTCCTGGGCCAGACCTCGCCGACCGTCGTCCCCGGCGACTCCGTACTGGCCACCGGCCGGGTCACGGAGTTCCGCCCGGCGGCCGGGGCGCAGACGCTCACCGAGCTCGGCGGCCCGATCAGCACGATCAAGGTCAGCGGCGGCAACGCGCTGCCTGCGCCCGTGACGGTGACGCTGCCCGACGCGTTCACGAAGTCCGGCGCCCTCGAGGCGCAGCCGCTGGAGCCGAGCAGCTACGTGCTCGACTGGCTCGAGGTCAACGAGGGCATGCGGGCCACGATCAACCAGTCCACGCGTCTGATCAGCCCGGTCAACACCGAGTTCGACGAGCTGTGGGTGACGTTCAAGCCGACGCAGAACCCGACTCCACGCGGCGGCGTGGTCTACAAGTCGTACGACGACCAGAACAGCGGCCGGTTCTTCATCCAGTCGCTGATCGGCGCGCCGCCGGCGAACGTCGGCTCCACGCTCGCCGCAGGCACGACCGGCGTGATCGACTACCAGTCGTTCGGCGGGTACGTGCTGCAGGCGACCGAGCTCGCCGCGATCACCGAGGGCGGGCTGAAGAAGCAGAAGGTGCTGCCGCCGAAGAAGGCCGGCGACCTGTCCGTCGCGACGTACAACGTGGAGAACCTCGACCCGGACGACCCGGACGCGAAGTTCGCCCGGCTGGCGCAGGACCTGGTGTTCAACCTCGGCTCGCCGGACATCGTCGCGCTGGAGGAGATCCAGGACAACAACGGTGCGACGAACAACGGTGAGGTCGCGGCGAACGAGACGCTCGCCGAGTTCATCGCCGCGATCCAGGCTGCGGGTGGACCTACGTACGACTGGCGTTCGATCGACCCGAACGACGGCACCGACGGTGGGGAGCCGGGCGGCAACATCCGCCAGGCTTTCCTGTTCAACCCCGCGCGTACGACGTTCGTCGACCGTCCCGGCGGCGACGCCGACACGGCCGTCTCGGTGCTGCGGGCACGTCCGACCAGCAACCAGGTCTCGCTGTCGGTCTCGCCCGGCCGGATCAACCCGAGCAACACCGCGTGGGCGTCGAGCCGCAAGCCGCTCGTCGGCGAGTTCCTGTTCGACGGCAACAAGCAGCTGTTCCTGGTCGCGAACCACCTCAACTCCAAGGGCGGCGACCACCCGCTGACGGCCGCGGTGCAGCCGCCGAACCGGGTGTCTGAGGTGCAGCGGCTCCAGCAGGCCGCGCAGGTGCGCGACTTCGTCAAGGACCTGTCGGAGAAGAGCGCCGGCCGTGCCCGCGTCGTCGTACTGGGCGACCTGAACGACTACCAGTTCAGCCCGGTGATCCAGTCGCTCACCGAGAGCGGGACGGTGCTCAAGACCCTGATCGACACGTTGCCCGTCGACCAGCGGTACAGCTACATCTTCGACGGCAACTCGCAGGTGCTCGACCACATCCTGGTCAGCCCGGCGATCAAGGGATACTCGTACGGTGTGGTGCACATCAACGCCGAGTTCTCCGACCAGGCGAGTGACCACGACCCGCAGGTGATGCGGATCCTGACCGGCTGCGACGTCAGCCCGTTGCCTACCCGCTGCCTGCCGGGCAGCCCGGTGGTCGACGTCCCGTAG
- a CDS encoding pyridoxine/pyridoxamine 5'-phosphate oxidase has product MTSEDLRALLRTVPTLTGTGPAFDPDDAPENPLPLFVDWLVTAIEHDDVAEPAAMTLSTVDANGRPSARVLILKNADEAGWQFASSALSRKGRELAQNGAAALTFYWVPLARQVRISGIVKAADPDDSANDFLARNESARAAAIASRQSEPLAHKNDLDRALAEVAARIEEDPTLTAKDWTLYTLQPDEIEFWQGDKNRQHQRLQYRRSTDGWRRTRLWP; this is encoded by the coding sequence ATGACGAGCGAGGATCTCAGAGCGCTGTTGCGGACCGTTCCGACGCTTACGGGCACAGGCCCGGCGTTCGATCCGGACGATGCTCCCGAGAATCCCCTTCCCCTGTTCGTCGACTGGCTCGTCACCGCGATCGAGCACGACGACGTCGCCGAGCCGGCCGCGATGACGCTGTCCACCGTCGACGCGAACGGCAGGCCTTCCGCGCGCGTACTGATCCTCAAGAACGCCGACGAGGCGGGGTGGCAGTTCGCCTCCAGCGCGCTCAGTCGGAAGGGTCGCGAGCTCGCGCAGAACGGGGCCGCGGCGTTGACGTTCTACTGGGTTCCACTCGCGCGGCAGGTACGGATCTCCGGCATCGTCAAGGCCGCCGACCCGGACGACTCGGCCAACGACTTCCTGGCCAGGAACGAGAGCGCACGCGCGGCCGCGATCGCCAGCCGACAGAGCGAGCCGCTCGCCCACAAGAACGACCTCGACCGGGCCCTCGCCGAGGTGGCGGCACGGATCGAAGAGGACCCAACCCTCACAGCCAAGGACTGGACGCTCTACACCCTCCAACCCGACGAGATCGAGTTCTGGCAGGGCGACAAGAACCGCCAACACCAACGGCTCCAGTACCGACGCTCGACCGACGGCTGGCGCCGCACCCGCCTCTGGCCCTAA
- a CDS encoding DUF779 domain-containing protein, whose product MVERVALTAEAADLLRRLTVVHGPLMFHQSGGCCDGSSPMCYPDGEFRTGAADIHLGSLVVEGLDQPVKFWMSANQFEYWKHTHLTVDVVKGRGSGFSVEAPEGVRFLIRSRLFSDEESMELGLV is encoded by the coding sequence ATGGTCGAGCGCGTGGCGCTCACCGCGGAGGCGGCGGACCTGCTCCGCCGCCTCACCGTGGTGCATGGTCCGTTGATGTTCCACCAGTCCGGCGGCTGCTGCGACGGCAGCTCGCCGATGTGCTACCCGGACGGAGAGTTCCGTACGGGCGCGGCCGACATCCACCTCGGTTCCCTCGTCGTGGAAGGGCTCGATCAGCCGGTGAAGTTCTGGATGTCGGCGAACCAGTTCGAGTACTGGAAGCACACCCATCTCACCGTCGACGTGGTGAAGGGGCGGGGGAGTGGGTTCTCGGTCGAGGCTCCGGAGGGAGTGCGGTTCCTGATCCGTTCGCGGTTGTTCAGCGACGAGGAGTCGATGGAGCTGGGGCTGGTTTAG
- the adh gene encoding aldehyde dehydrogenase, whose protein sequence is MTIYAVPGTEGSPVTFKSRYDHFIGGEWVPPANGAYFENPTPVTGETFTEMARGTADDIELALDAAHGAAPAWGRTSPGERALILNKIADRIEDNLELLAVAETWDNGKAVRETLAADMPLAIDHFRYFAGALRSQEGSISMIDEDTVAYHFHEPLGVVGQIIPWNFPILMATWKLAPALAAGNAVVLKPAEQTPTSIHVLLELIADLLPPGVLNVVNGFGVEAGKPLAASGRVAKVAFTGETTTGRLIMQYASEHLIPVTLELGGKSPNVFFADVASSNDEFYDKALEGFTMFALNQGEVCTCPSRALIQSSIYDSFLSDATARTEAIKTGDPLDTDTMMGAQASNDQLEKILSYIDIGKAEGAKVITGGERADLGGSFSGGYYVQPTIFDGDNKMRIFQEEIFGPVVSVTRFDDYADAMKIANDTLYGLGAGVWTRDINLAYRAGREIQAGRVWTNNYHAYPAHAAFGGYKNSGIGRENHKMMLDHYQQTKNLLVSYSPSKLGFF, encoded by the coding sequence ATGACGATTTATGCCGTTCCGGGAACCGAGGGCAGCCCGGTCACGTTCAAGTCCCGCTACGACCACTTCATCGGCGGTGAGTGGGTCCCGCCGGCGAACGGCGCCTACTTCGAGAACCCGACACCGGTGACCGGCGAGACGTTCACCGAGATGGCACGTGGCACGGCCGACGACATCGAGCTCGCGCTCGACGCCGCGCACGGCGCCGCGCCGGCCTGGGGACGTACGTCGCCGGGCGAACGCGCGCTCATCCTCAACAAGATCGCCGACCGCATCGAGGACAACCTCGAACTGCTCGCCGTCGCCGAGACCTGGGACAACGGCAAGGCCGTCCGCGAGACACTCGCCGCCGACATGCCGCTGGCGATCGACCACTTCCGCTACTTCGCGGGAGCGCTGCGGTCCCAGGAAGGGTCGATCTCGATGATCGACGAGGACACCGTGGCGTACCACTTCCACGAGCCGCTCGGCGTCGTCGGCCAGATCATCCCATGGAACTTCCCGATCCTGATGGCCACCTGGAAGCTGGCGCCCGCGTTGGCCGCCGGGAACGCCGTCGTGCTCAAGCCGGCCGAGCAGACGCCGACCTCGATCCACGTGCTGCTCGAGCTCATCGCCGACCTGCTGCCGCCAGGCGTGCTGAACGTCGTCAACGGCTTCGGCGTCGAAGCGGGCAAGCCGCTCGCCGCGAGCGGTCGGGTGGCGAAGGTCGCGTTCACCGGCGAGACGACGACCGGCCGGTTGATCATGCAGTACGCGTCGGAGCACCTCATCCCGGTGACGTTGGAGCTCGGGGGGAAGAGCCCGAACGTGTTCTTCGCCGACGTCGCGTCCTCCAACGACGAGTTCTACGACAAGGCGCTCGAGGGCTTCACGATGTTCGCGCTCAACCAGGGCGAGGTCTGCACCTGCCCGTCGCGCGCGCTGATCCAGTCGTCGATCTACGACTCGTTCCTGTCCGACGCGACCGCACGGACCGAGGCGATCAAGACCGGTGACCCGCTCGACACCGACACGATGATGGGTGCGCAGGCGAGCAACGACCAGCTCGAGAAGATCCTGTCGTACATCGACATCGGCAAGGCCGAGGGCGCGAAGGTCATCACCGGCGGCGAGCGCGCCGATCTCGGCGGCTCGTTCAGCGGCGGATACTACGTACAGCCGACGATCTTCGACGGCGACAACAAGATGCGGATCTTCCAGGAGGAGATCTTCGGCCCGGTCGTGTCGGTCACGCGGTTCGACGACTACGCGGACGCGATGAAGATCGCGAACGACACGCTCTACGGGCTCGGCGCCGGTGTGTGGACGCGCGACATCAACCTCGCGTACCGCGCGGGCCGCGAGATCCAGGCCGGGCGCGTGTGGACGAACAACTACCACGCGTACCCCGCGCACGCCGCGTTCGGCGGCTACAAGAACTCCGGCATCGGCCGGGAGAACCACAAGATGATGCTCGACCACTACCAGCAGACGAAGAACCTGTTGGTGAGCTACAGCCCGTCGAAGCTCGGGTTCTTCTAG
- a CDS encoding helix-turn-helix domain-containing protein, which translates to MDAPERARHLSALYDVVLGGRRMPGTVRPLVAASWQRSLEAAVDPDLQAPPIVVSDAELEALRSSHPLNAVLPILRQTLTSIADEASHIMIITDARGLILWREGAADVRRLADQIALSEGAIWSEDAIGTNGMGTALAADQPVQIHSAEHLVRKIHAWTCAAAPVHDPDTGRIVGAVDVSGPLRTVHPAMRALVTAAAQLAEGQLRVRMAASDEAMRERNMRHLHELGPHGGALLSASGRVLATEPYGWLPERLDVSAGTGRIELGDGRDGLVEPLDEGFLLRVPRARRAVPRRRSLRLTFLGSAPPTAVVDDRRVVLTLRPAELLALLVVHPHGLTAEQLTLHLYGDSGNPTTVRSEMHRLRGLLGDGVFATKPYRIVADVSSDATDVRSAVRRGDVAAAVAAYAGPWLERSDAPALRVERDELDAVVRRAVLDCADADLVWAFAETSTGASDLEVYELLDTMLPEHDLRRPAVAARLHRLTVS; encoded by the coding sequence GTGGACGCACCAGAACGGGCGCGCCACCTGTCTGCGCTCTACGACGTGGTGCTCGGCGGACGCCGGATGCCGGGAACGGTGCGTCCGCTGGTCGCCGCCTCGTGGCAGCGTTCACTCGAAGCCGCGGTCGATCCCGACCTGCAGGCGCCGCCGATCGTGGTCTCCGACGCCGAGCTCGAGGCGCTGCGTTCGTCGCATCCGCTGAACGCCGTGCTGCCGATCCTGCGCCAGACGTTGACCTCGATCGCCGACGAGGCGTCGCACATCATGATCATCACCGACGCGCGCGGCCTGATCCTGTGGCGCGAGGGCGCGGCCGACGTACGCCGGCTGGCCGACCAGATCGCCTTGTCGGAAGGGGCGATCTGGTCCGAGGACGCGATCGGGACGAACGGCATGGGCACCGCGCTCGCCGCCGACCAACCCGTCCAGATCCACTCCGCCGAGCACCTGGTCCGCAAGATCCACGCCTGGACCTGCGCCGCAGCGCCGGTGCACGACCCCGACACTGGTCGGATCGTCGGTGCGGTCGACGTGTCAGGGCCGCTGCGTACGGTCCACCCCGCGATGCGGGCGCTGGTGACCGCCGCCGCGCAGCTCGCGGAGGGACAGTTGCGGGTGCGGATGGCGGCGTCGGACGAGGCGATGCGCGAACGCAACATGCGCCATCTGCACGAGCTCGGCCCGCACGGCGGCGCGCTGCTGAGCGCGAGCGGCCGGGTCCTCGCCACCGAACCGTACGGCTGGCTGCCCGAGCGCCTCGACGTCTCCGCTGGCACCGGCCGGATCGAGCTCGGCGACGGGCGGGACGGACTGGTCGAGCCGCTCGACGAGGGCTTCCTGCTGCGCGTTCCGCGAGCGCGGCGGGCGGTGCCGCGGCGGCGGTCGCTGCGCCTGACGTTCCTCGGCTCTGCGCCGCCGACCGCGGTCGTCGACGACCGACGGGTCGTGCTGACGCTGCGGCCCGCCGAACTGCTTGCGCTGTTGGTCGTTCATCCCCACGGCCTTACCGCCGAGCAGCTGACCCTCCATCTGTATGGGGATTCCGGCAACCCGACGACTGTCCGCTCGGAGATGCACCGGCTCCGCGGGCTGCTCGGCGACGGTGTGTTCGCGACCAAGCCGTACCGGATCGTGGCCGACGTCTCCAGCGACGCGACCGACGTACGCTCCGCGGTCCGGCGGGGAGACGTCGCCGCCGCGGTCGCGGCCTACGCCGGGCCGTGGCTCGAACGGTCCGACGCTCCCGCCCTGCGCGTCGAACGCGACGAGCTCGACGCCGTCGTCCGCCGCGCTGTGCTGGACTGCGCCGACGCCGACCTGGTGTGGGCGTTCGCCGAGACGAGCACAGGGGCCTCGGACCTGGAGGTGTACGAGCTGCTGGACACCATGCTCCCCGAGCACGACCTTCGCCGCCCCGCCGTCGCGGCCCGCCTGCACCGGCTCACCGTCAGCTGA
- a CDS encoding DUF2306 domain-containing protein, translating to MVYALGGAFQFSARLRRRRPGWHRAAGRVLVVAGLAVAGSALWMTLFYPQKEGTGDLLFLLRLLFSSGMVASIVLGFAAIRRRDFAGHRAWMIRAYALALAAGTQAFTVGFGEALFGTGELRGDLYLGVAWVLNLAVAEWAIRRPRVLVGARR from the coding sequence GTGGTCTACGCGCTCGGGGGAGCGTTCCAGTTCTCCGCACGGCTTCGGAGGCGGCGGCCCGGTTGGCACCGGGCCGCCGGCCGGGTCCTGGTGGTGGCCGGGCTGGCCGTCGCGGGATCGGCGCTGTGGATGACGTTGTTCTACCCGCAGAAGGAAGGGACGGGAGACCTGCTCTTCCTGCTGCGGTTGCTGTTCTCGTCTGGCATGGTCGCCAGCATCGTCCTCGGCTTCGCCGCCATCCGGCGCCGTGACTTCGCGGGGCACCGCGCGTGGATGATCCGGGCGTACGCCCTGGCGCTCGCCGCCGGCACCCAGGCGTTCACCGTCGGCTTCGGCGAGGCCCTGTTCGGCACCGGCGAGCTGCGCGGCGACCTGTACCTCGGCGTCGCCTGGGTCCTCAACCTGGCCGTCGCCGAATGGGCGATCCGCCGTCCGCGCGTGCTGGTGGGTGCTCGGCGATGA
- a CDS encoding helix-turn-helix transcriptional regulator: MEVLGTKLHVPLPRGQLVPRPRLTRQLRNGAVPRLTLVSAPPGFGKTTMLSQWLQNGPIARVAWLSLDDGDNEPRRFLAQLVAALRRSSPDAATKAMAMVEAARDLPIESILTTFVNDLDEFPDTTVIALDDYHVITNPAVHEATAFLVEHLPRTVGLAIATRSDPPLPLPRLRARGELVELRAADLRFTATEAGTFLNDVMGLDLTARQVEALDVRTEGWAAGLQLAALSIRGNDDVDAFVDAFAGSHRFVVDYLVEEVLRRQPERVRAFLLDTAVLDHLTAPLCDALTGQPDGRAVLEDLERANLFVVPLDHARTWYRYHHLFADALRARLAADDPERMRHLHQAACRWYADNSQVERAIAHAFAGDDLDRAADLVELGVTEVRRKRQDRILQQWLNKLPDHLVHARPVLSTFIAWTRLVEGDLNGVEARLRDAERALREAPASEEELSDEVRSLPAWIAIYRASAAQGRGDAAGTEAHARDALRLARPDDHLARGGAAGFLGLSAWAKGDLETAVETFSQAARSLRAAGNLADALGCTVPLADMWRARGQLREARRLYEQALATADKHPHEVLSIVGDLHAGLADILREQCELDAAEQHLRTSQELGESASLLENRHRWYVAMAGLQEARGDLDGAIESLDQAESLYLRGFFPDVRPIPAQRARLWIAQGELAAARDWAREHEVATSEVSYLTEYNRQTLARLLAAEEDREAVDAGPLSERERDVVRLLATTLTGPEIAGKLYVSLNTLRTHTKHIFTKLDVNSRQAAVHRAKELGLL, encoded by the coding sequence GTGGAGGTCCTGGGTACGAAGCTGCACGTCCCGTTGCCTCGCGGGCAGCTCGTGCCCCGGCCGAGGTTGACGCGACAGCTGCGGAACGGTGCCGTGCCGAGGCTGACGCTCGTGTCCGCACCGCCGGGGTTCGGCAAGACCACGATGCTGAGCCAGTGGCTCCAGAACGGGCCGATCGCGCGCGTGGCCTGGCTGTCGCTCGACGACGGCGACAACGAGCCGCGGAGGTTCCTGGCCCAGCTCGTGGCGGCACTGCGGCGCTCCAGCCCCGACGCGGCGACGAAGGCGATGGCGATGGTCGAAGCGGCGAGAGACCTGCCGATCGAGTCGATCCTCACGACTTTCGTCAACGACCTCGACGAGTTCCCCGACACCACAGTCATCGCCCTCGACGACTACCACGTGATCACGAACCCCGCGGTGCATGAGGCGACGGCATTCCTCGTCGAGCACCTGCCTCGAACGGTCGGCCTCGCGATCGCCACCCGTTCCGACCCTCCGCTCCCGTTGCCGCGGCTGCGGGCCAGGGGAGAGCTCGTCGAGCTGCGCGCCGCCGACCTGCGCTTCACCGCGACCGAAGCCGGCACGTTCCTCAACGACGTCATGGGACTGGACCTCACCGCCAGGCAGGTCGAGGCTCTCGACGTACGGACGGAAGGCTGGGCCGCCGGCCTGCAGCTGGCGGCGCTGTCGATCCGCGGGAACGACGACGTCGACGCGTTCGTCGACGCGTTCGCCGGCAGTCACCGGTTCGTTGTCGACTACCTGGTGGAGGAGGTCCTCCGCCGCCAGCCGGAACGGGTTCGCGCCTTCCTCCTCGACACGGCCGTGCTCGACCACCTGACTGCCCCACTGTGCGACGCGCTGACCGGACAGCCCGACGGCCGCGCGGTGCTCGAGGACCTCGAACGCGCCAACCTCTTCGTCGTACCGCTCGACCACGCACGCACCTGGTACCGCTACCACCACCTGTTCGCCGACGCGTTGCGTGCTCGCCTGGCCGCCGACGATCCCGAACGGATGCGCCACCTCCACCAGGCGGCCTGCCGCTGGTACGCCGACAACAGCCAGGTCGAACGGGCCATCGCGCACGCCTTCGCCGGCGACGACCTGGACCGAGCAGCCGACCTCGTCGAGCTCGGTGTGACCGAGGTGCGCCGCAAGCGCCAGGACCGAATTCTCCAACAATGGCTGAACAAACTGCCCGACCACCTGGTGCATGCGAGGCCGGTCCTCAGCACGTTCATTGCCTGGACGCGACTCGTCGAAGGCGATCTCAACGGCGTCGAAGCGCGACTGCGCGACGCCGAACGCGCGCTGCGGGAAGCCCCGGCAAGTGAGGAGGAGCTCAGCGACGAGGTCCGTTCCCTCCCCGCCTGGATCGCCATCTACCGAGCCTCGGCGGCGCAGGGCCGCGGCGACGCCGCGGGGACCGAAGCGCACGCCCGCGACGCGCTCCGGCTCGCGCGGCCGGACGACCATCTGGCGCGCGGTGGCGCCGCCGGATTCCTCGGGTTGTCCGCCTGGGCCAAGGGCGATCTCGAGACCGCGGTGGAGACGTTCTCCCAAGCAGCACGGAGCTTGCGCGCCGCCGGCAACCTCGCCGACGCGCTCGGGTGCACCGTTCCGCTCGCCGACATGTGGAGGGCGCGTGGCCAACTCCGCGAGGCGCGGCGGCTGTACGAGCAGGCCCTGGCCACCGCCGACAAGCATCCCCACGAGGTGCTCTCGATCGTCGGTGACCTGCACGCCGGCCTCGCCGACATCCTTCGTGAGCAGTGCGAGCTCGACGCCGCCGAGCAGCACCTGCGCACCAGCCAGGAGCTCGGAGAAAGCGCGTCCCTGTTGGAGAATCGGCACCGCTGGTACGTCGCGATGGCCGGGCTCCAGGAGGCGCGCGGAGACCTCGACGGCGCGATCGAGAGCCTGGACCAGGCGGAATCCCTTTACCTGCGTGGCTTCTTCCCCGACGTACGTCCGATCCCCGCGCAGCGAGCCAGGCTGTGGATCGCGCAAGGGGAGCTCGCCGCGGCGCGGGACTGGGCGAGGGAGCACGAGGTCGCGACGAGTGAGGTGTCGTACCTCACCGAGTACAACCGGCAGACGCTCGCCCGCCTGCTCGCCGCCGAAGAAGACCGCGAGGCAGTCGACGCGGGGCCGCTGAGCGAGCGGGAACGAGACGTCGTACGCCTGCTCGCCACGACGCTGACCGGCCCGGAGATCGCCGGCAAGCTGTACGTATCGCTCAACACGCTCCGAACCCACACCAAGCACATCTTCACCAAGCTGGACGTGAACTCCCGGCAGGCCGCGGTCCATCGCGCCAAGGAGCTCGGCCTGCTCTGA
- a CDS encoding MFS transporter, with product MGEAETGQRAGRKEWLALAVLALPTLLVSLDTFVMLLALPHLSEGLGAGSTEQLWIMDVYGFMVAGFMVTMGTLGDRIGRRKLLLIGAAAFGICSILAAYSSSPLMLIVARAALGIAGATLAPSTLSLIMVMFHDRRQRATAVGIWAGVFTVGAIIGPLVGGAMLDHFWWGSVFLLGVPAMVVLLAVGRVLLPEYRDVTAGRLDLTSVAFSLAAILPIIYGLKEIARLGWRPVPIAVLVFGLVMGWIFLRRQRRLADPLVDLGLFRHRGFSVTLTGMLMYSMLSGGTMVFIAQYFQLVAGLSPLRAGLALVPGMVAAIIGFQVAPLLARRIRPAFLFAGGLAVSVCGMLIVTQASATDGLVLVMIGFAVTSIGAGPLVSLGTNIVIGAAPPEKAGSASGIAQTGNEFGYALGIAVLGSIGAAAYRAGLPADTIAAARDSITSALAAAQELPGKAGADLVALAQQAFTSSLHTVALVSGVLLAAIALLILARLRHLPRLNATQEEEQPVAHGS from the coding sequence ATGGGCGAGGCGGAGACCGGACAGCGCGCCGGCCGCAAGGAATGGCTGGCGTTGGCCGTCCTCGCGCTGCCGACGTTGTTGGTGTCGTTGGACACGTTCGTCATGCTGCTGGCGTTGCCGCACCTCAGCGAAGGACTCGGCGCGGGCAGCACCGAGCAGCTGTGGATCATGGACGTCTACGGCTTCATGGTGGCCGGGTTCATGGTCACGATGGGAACGTTGGGCGACCGGATCGGACGGCGCAAGCTGCTGCTGATCGGCGCGGCGGCGTTCGGGATCTGCTCGATCCTGGCGGCTTACTCCAGCAGCCCGCTGATGTTGATCGTGGCGCGGGCGGCGCTCGGGATCGCCGGCGCGACCCTGGCCCCGTCGACGCTCTCGCTGATCATGGTGATGTTCCACGACCGCCGGCAGCGGGCGACCGCCGTCGGCATCTGGGCGGGCGTCTTCACGGTCGGCGCCATCATCGGGCCACTCGTCGGCGGGGCGATGCTGGACCACTTCTGGTGGGGCTCGGTGTTCCTGCTCGGCGTACCCGCGATGGTGGTGCTCCTCGCGGTCGGCCGGGTGCTGCTGCCGGAGTACCGCGACGTCACCGCCGGGCGGCTCGACCTGACCAGCGTCGCGTTCTCGCTCGCGGCCATCCTGCCGATCATCTATGGCCTGAAGGAGATCGCACGCCTGGGGTGGCGCCCCGTGCCGATCGCGGTCCTCGTCTTCGGGCTCGTGATGGGGTGGATTTTCCTGCGCCGGCAACGCCGCCTCGCCGACCCGCTGGTGGATCTGGGGCTGTTCCGGCACCGCGGCTTCAGCGTGACGCTGACCGGGATGCTGATGTACTCGATGCTGTCCGGCGGGACGATGGTGTTCATCGCCCAGTACTTCCAGCTCGTGGCCGGGCTCTCACCGCTGCGGGCAGGCTTGGCGCTGGTCCCCGGCATGGTCGCGGCGATCATCGGCTTCCAGGTGGCGCCGTTGCTCGCTCGCCGTATCCGTCCCGCGTTCCTGTTCGCCGGCGGTCTCGCCGTCTCGGTGTGCGGCATGCTGATCGTCACCCAGGCCAGCGCGACCGATGGGCTCGTCCTGGTGATGATCGGGTTCGCCGTCACCAGCATCGGCGCCGGGCCGTTGGTCAGTCTGGGCACGAACATCGTCATCGGCGCGGCGCCGCCGGAGAAGGCCGGATCCGCGTCCGGCATCGCGCAGACCGGGAACGAGTTCGGGTACGCGCTCGGCATCGCTGTGCTAGGCAGCATCGGCGCCGCCGCGTACCGCGCGGGTCTTCCCGCCGACACGATCGCCGCCGCCCGGGACAGCATCACGAGTGCTCTCGCCGCCGCCCAGGAGCTGCCCGGCAAGGCCGGCGCGGACCTCGTCGCGCTCGCCCAACAGGCCTTCACCAGCAGCCTGCACACGGTCGCCCTGGTCAGCGGCGTCCTGCTCGCCGCCATCGCTCTCCTCATCCTCGCCCGGCTGCGCCACCTCCCGCGCCTCAACGCCACGCAGGAAGAGGAGCAGCCCGTCGCCCATGGCAGCTAG